In the Argiope bruennichi chromosome 8, qqArgBrue1.1, whole genome shotgun sequence genome, TTCCCCtcagtttatattatttactaatcTTGTTGATAATATTCAGTAACTAGTTTGACGTATTCTTTTTCAGACCTTACGCTTTTGCACCAATGTCCGTTTATTTAGTGTGATGAATATCAGTTTATTAAATTGCTCATTAAAATGCTGAGGtcacctaatatatatatatataaagcagtttttaacattattttaattcatatttcgtTCTGTGaatgtttgtaaaaattgttGAAGATCCTCCAACGTTTCCTTGTTGGCTATTTATatgcatgtttttgaaattttacttttgagtAATATATTGAAACGGAAATATCCAAATTATCGAATTAGgaagatttagaatttaaatatacagaaatacGTATTGAagattttccatctttttttttttttttttttttactaaaaatatgtttgaaattttttaaagcacaatTATATAATCTACGACTTTttcaaaatggtttttttatatttatcgaaatttcatactttttaatttctaattcgtCAACTTCTCATTTAATACAGACAGACATTTCAAAACCATACtcgccattaaatatttaatcaaaactgaattttatgtaaaaatcttGCAGCAAGTAAGGAATGGGTTTCATGAAACAGAAGCTGGGCATATGAATTACGGGTAAGAATACATTGATTTTTCTTATACTGCAATAGAAATCGGAAGTAGTTCATTACTTCCGTTTACAATTCCAGTAAATTAACGGTAAAATGATTTTCTTCCTCTTATTCAGTTAGTATTATCTTACGAATAtcattgatctttttttaaaatatattatccgttaattttttattctaaaatatttgttcgatatatagtaattttattctaTGTGCGTAAACTGTTTTTCTTTGAAGGTCCAAGATTTTTAAAGGTTTGATAAATAGGAATTCCgctatattttcaatgaaaaagttCTTAATACTATTATTTTCGAAATCGGTATCAATGtacaaacaaactttttaaagctCTAAGCatctcttttgaaaatgaaatttatcgttgtttcaatgattaaaatgcttatttttcttttcgaagTGCATTTACTTTCCAAGTAAGAGAAAGCTTCTGAGAAATTTCTCAACCAAAATCATCTAAAAATGCGATTTAGGAAGCCTGCCTTGAATTATCCATTCATTTTAACTGTCTGAATCTCGTATGCATTCAATTTAGGCTTTAAATAAtcgtctttatttttatttcgaaatgccGCAGACCGCAATGCACTAACTTATTTGAAACTTGTTCATTGCATTACTCATGAAGTCTTGGTCGGCCGGCTTGATTCTTAACTAGGACTTCCTGCTTCTTTGAAGAATATGCGTGATCCATTGTTCAAAAAGaacaattgcaatactttttttgctTCTGAAAATGAAAGGTGGCATTTAAGCAGGTGGGTCCTGTTGTTTTTTAAATCCGttggtatatttctctttccCTGTTTCAGTGttccttattttattattgagaacgttttatctttaaaaaaaaataataatagtttaagcTTTTTTGTGGAAgcaaagaggggggggggtatttaaaagttttcttgatGTTCTGTACTTTTGACATATTATGAGGCTTCcagttgatttaaatttatatttcgatttttgtatttttgaaagctatttttcagaatagttataattttatatgtttgagaatttattgaaaaacatataaacatattttcagaCTGTTTCATGTATTAGATTTCAATTTAGCCCTGACCTAAAATAGTGATTGATTTGTTCATTCAATACAATATGAAGAATGACTGTCACTTTGACATTGTTAGGTCTATTTGTATTGgtgtttcttttttacattccaAATAACATACTTCTTTGTTTGTTTGGCCTCTGCAAACTGATTTACAAATTTGCATACAACTTAGATTCGATGGCTGAAATTATGCCTgcaatttgaaaggaaaatacaTTGCCAAtctgttttatgtaatttgaatttctaaagatatctttttatcagataattatgcttttttttaaaaaaaaattttttttataattttctaaagttGTTACTAATAACTAGCTTTTGAAGAACAGTTTTTGAAGTGTATCTTACAATGAAATATGTCTTTcttgttttataaagaataaaaaaatatatatatattatattgctaTTCCATTAGATTTTAACTTCCTTGTTACTTTTCTTTAATACTGTCTAATCAAGCAAAGAATGAATTAATCATCcatgaagtaattttaaaatgttttttatttctgcaattttttttaataaataaatatttttgaagaaagaaatgtgaataaccaattttaatttttctaatgtgtTAGTTTGTTCTCATTTTAAAGATAGTTATAACTATGATATTCTGTTTATCAATGTTTATGGGAGAGTTTATATTCTCTTCCTAACCTTTTAGTCTTTTAAGTGCATGTATTAATGTATATTGTAAAGTACTTTACTCTATTACTGTTTCCTTTATCCTTTTGTATATCATGAGCTGTTAATGTCAATACTTGCAGCCTTTAAAAGTGCATTTCCCATAACTTGCCTGTAAACTTACCAACTAATGATGTAACTCTTTAACCAGAAATCAACAAAGTGAGAAACAATTTGTTCCAAGTTAATGGGTGCAAGAAAGAACCTTTGATTCTGCCCGAGGCTGAAGGGCCTATCAAGTCACGTTCAGAAAAGGTTTATGTGCCAGTCAAAGACCATCCTGATGTAAGTTAACAGCTAAATGCTTTGTAACTACCCACCAAAACATTTTTCTGTCTCATAGTATTTGTGTGCATCTTATTGAAGGTATGCAGAATTGAACATTTTGGTTTCTTGCAACTTAACAAGaaagatgaattttaataaaaattgtttttatctattttttgtctAGTTTGATTAAAACTATTGACGTTACGATGTCCCATGTCTTAGTTTTTGCTGTAATACATGTTGAAAAAACTTAtacaattcctttaaaatttactttatgctCTAGCATGGTTTGTGTTATATACCAaactgatttctaaaaatttaatgtattcatttaaaaaatattttgtatttaattgatgTAATTTATGCTTATGAATCAGATTTTTGAAAGGGCAAATGATATGAGTGTTGTTGTCTAATCTGCTgttctttaagaaaaaagaaagaaaaaaacttttcattttgttatttttggaaaataagaaTAGATGTGTATAGCATATTGCAATAAAACAAGCTGCAATGATTCATGTTAGCATTTGTTGCAATAAAACAAGCTGTAATGATTCGTTTTAGCATTTGTTATTTAGTTGCAGGTTAAAATTAGTTAAAGCAATTTGGTCgcaattttgttattcaaatgcagccaaattaatatttaaattttttttcccctttacttTAGTACAATTTTGTGGGGAGAATTCTTGGCCCTCGAGGTATGACAGCCAAACAACTTGAGCAAGAAACTGGCTGTAAAATCATGGTCAGAGGAAAAGGATCAATGAGGGATAAAAAGAAGGTATGTTATCCAATGGCCTTTTGAATGTGTATAATTGAGTAGAATTCTAATATATtggataattctttaatttttactattgctTTATTTCACTTGCTTGCAGATGGAAAACTTGTAAGTGATCATTAATCTTCTAATTCTGTAGCAATAGCATTTTAtctattctaatttatttattacatttagaattctttatttttcaaaaacttttattaaatatacaatgttACATTTTAGGAAGAACAGAATAGAGGTAAACCTAATTGGGAACATTTAAATGATGAGCTGCATGTACTCATTACTTGTGAGGATACTGAGGAAAGAGCAACTGTGAAATTAGCTAGAGCAGTTGAAGAAATTAAGAAGCTACTTATACCTGTggtaactaataatttttttgtcctagttttaaatatttatatatgtttttagaTGTGTTTTAAACTTggataatatttgtaatatgaaataattaaaaaaatttagcatattaACTGGCATTGGTTCTAAATATTAACCAAATTCTTATACAAGAAATATGGTACTGGCATTGGTTCTAAATATTAACCAAATTCTTATACAAGAAATATGGTCTTGTATAAAGATaggaatttttatagaatatgcaTATTTTGTTTTGTCTGTTATAGCATTTAATATATTCCAGTCAggttatatgtttaaaaaaaaaattttgtataatggtatttaaaaataaaattgtgttactTTGGCACTTAATATGCTAATTCTATAAGTTCGGAATTGACCCATTCGACAAGCCCAGAACCTTCATTTTTGAATGTATAACTAAATTCTATGCAGAAAAGGTAATTTATGATTGTCTACAGAAGggaaaatttctttccttttcatgTACAATAATATTCTTGTATTTCGAGGCACTTTAATTCTCGCACCAGCCAGCCTTGTAGTGTTCAAGCTTCTTTGAAGAATGCATTTGAGGCGATTCTCATAATTGCTTATCGCTTCTTccctttaagaaaaagaaatcattcagCGAATTACTGTGTTTTTCAGTTTTCGCTTATTTTGAAATCAAGATGCACAGATTTTGTTGAACTCGACATTTTAAATCTCAGCTCCCCTTAAAAAGTATTAAAGCTCAAATGTTGGAAACAtgactttttatttgatattgagTTTCTGATGGAATAAAATCTAAAGTTTTAATCAGAGATATACCCTTAaggaaacatttatatatttttatgatgttaaaGCATTTGTGGATACAGTCTGTAttggtaatgattttttttttgtgtgtgtgtctgtttaaaaataagaatttcaacgaataaaataaatctgtgtGTGTAGTTTTGTAACTATCCAATAATTAcccttttttctaaaattttattgttaattgtaattatgaatatcttattgtagttagaaataatgaaaatacacgTCATGAATTAATAGATGTTAATTTTTATCCTAATATTCTTTTAGACTGAAGGTGAAGATGAATTAAAGAAAAGGCAGCTTATGGAATTGGCAATTATTAATGGCACTTACAGGGAAACCTccggaaaaaataacagtaagttagattatatatatatatattgtatttatttggaatttttttttttttttttcctttccctgattaaatgttttatatcagtttaatgaaggtgggggggggggaccTGCTCTTTTTTGATTACATAATGCTATACTCCTACAAATCAACTTTAAATGAATGTTTGACTATTTTAAATTGATCATTTGCTTTCTTTTGATTTCTCTATTCAAATATCCAGTCTTActcaaattatacattttattttgcactGATTTAAGAGTGTTTTTTAAGATGCTGTTCTatagcatttaatattaaatcatcattattttttctacTACATGTGTAtacgtttttttataatttgtaacttTATTCAACAAGCAAGGTAACACTGAAATTTTAGTTCTGCTAagttatagattaaaataaaccAATGCTAGAATTCCAGGTCATTTGTTTTAAACTACATAATTTTGCTACtttcacatttaattaaaatctactaTAGTTATTCTGGTTTTCTCTTTCCTTGTtgattatgcaaaataaaacattgagaCAGTTCGAAAATCAAAAAAAGGGTAcagtattaagaaaaatatttctgccaCTTGCATGAATCTGTCAACATCTCtcataaactttatatatatatatatatatatatatatatataatatgcaattaaaaatttttgaattacacaattttatgtttgaaatgtgattaataaattgtaatatttgcaGCTGCAatgcaaattatttcacatttctgtAATAAGAAAATTCAGTTGAAATCTGAATTTCTCATTAAATAGTGTTGGTTAGTATTTTCAATGTTTCCTTTAAATTCTCTTACATTTAACtgtatatttcagatatttacatGTTGCTGACAGAACCTGAAACAACGAGACTTCTTGCTCCGCCCATGACCATTTCTAATCCTTTGCGTACAGCGGGAACTCCATTGGGTGCCCCATTGATACTCTCATCCCGTTTGCAAGTTCCCACGACAGCTACTTTGTTGAATGGCATTAATGGAAGTGCTCCGCCTCCATTGATATCCCCAGCTGACGCTGGCTTACTCTATGCTTATGGAGATTATCAGCACTACCTGACATCACCTCTACTTGCAGAGTATCCTCATACAGATTCATCCACTGGTGCGTTATATGGCCGCTAAATATTCCCATGTTACTCTACAAACCATTGTGTCCCAGTTTGTTCATTCCTTGCAATTTATTTTCCAGTCACTGTTTGGCTACGCCTGGGTTAGTCACCAATGTGGTTGCGAGATTTGTTTAGTGGTTGCGAACGCATGTTCGGTGCTTTGGACCGATATGCAGCTCAGTCTTATTTCTGTTCTGTGATACGTagtaaacgttttttttttttcaatttttttttatttattgatttttattgttacctatttattcagttttttttaaacaattgagtTGAGGAATGGGTCGTGTCTTTCTGAAGTCCCACCTTTCTATATTTCAGTTTAcatactgatttttttctttcttttttttttaaaaaaattgtgcgtTTGATACTTGCAAGACTTTTTTGGAAGTGTGTTATGGACTCAGGGATTTGTACATATGACATTTCAATCATGAggtggaatgatttttttaaagaatgtgaaTGCTTGTGGTAGGGCATTTCACCttgttgtttataatattttttcccttcctacttctttaaaataatttacagtgcatttttataaaattatgaagtttgaTGTGCTGGACATATTTTAATCATGtctatatctgtaaaaaaaaaaaaatcataagtgtATATATCGaacattttactgatttttttcccccattgaAAAATGTGGTTTATCCACATGGAATTCTGACACTAAatctaatgtaatatatttttttttttttatcttgctttgTTGTATTtggaatgaaacattttaaacatgttgattattttgttagagaaatatttttaaaaattttgatagctttctaatttagaataatttttctaataattataaaatgcattatttagtaATTATACCGAAGGAATAAGACTGCAGTTCTGTCATCAACAAACCACCTTCCCCATTAATttactttgtaataaatattaatatttaattcacttaCCAATTCAGCAATACtaaaatcttaatattcaaaGTCTGTTTGAAAGTTGTGGGGCCAAATGCACGCTGCTATTTGATAGTCAAATAAGGTATCGAAGTATATTTGTACatacagatatttatatatattgattgaaGCTTCCGTTTccttttatatgttaaatatgtatatttggaattttataacaGTGAAAACTGTATATATGCCTACTTATAGGTTatgttatttaagaaatgtttagagattttattaaatttctattgttCACTGTTGCATTGGATATCAGCAGTCAAATTTTTAGTCAAAAGTAAGGATTGAAAtcacttaacttttttttccttgtgcTCATATTCTATTCATTCCATTCTATTGatgtaagaaactttttttaagaaaaaataaaatctttgatatttaatacatatttttatttacttaagttttcagcaattttacttgtggatttgaattattaaatatttctttgtaatagattttaatgtttgtttttgcAGTTTGCAAACCATGGTTTATATGAAGTTAATCTCAGTGATTTGTGTACTAATATATTATTCGCATGCAGGTGGCGTTGTTAAGCAGAGGAGAAATTTGGGTTTGCGAGAGCACCCTTATCAGAGATCTGGGTCGCTTACTTAACTTCTCCAAGGTTAGTTTaactaattctattaaaattcaatGCTTTACTTACATTCTAGTCTTTCTCTTACAGTTCTGTATGATGTAACTCAAGTCATGCAGAATATATAAAAGTGCATCATTCTGTTTGAGGATTGTGTAGAtagtcttttaataattttcactgctatattatatatatctaaacGTTTCGTTCGAGAAACGTGACACCGTTTCAAAATCGGAATcgtaataaaaattccaaacagTGATTttgccaaagttttttttttttttttattgctaacaGTTTTATAGTCTGTAAATAtgtcatataaatattataatatgcttTTATGTAGATTTTCTTTAAGTATTGCACATATTAACAActaatttgatagatatttctaTGAAAGTATCATCATAATTAAGCTCTTAACCTATGAAAACCTACATTTTTTTTGCTATAacataaatgaatcaattttttttttttaaagataaatgcttTAGCTAAATAACGTTTCAAATTGTCCTCTGATAGTTGACactaacaactttttttttcttttcgcatTTTTAACCCTTCAGCCTTTGAAACTCCACACCACATCACCACCTGAACTGCAAGAGTACTAACCCACCCACCTGTGAAAATACCAGCTGATGATGCAGGTCTCAGCCTGGCTTCTATCACATGCTCCTATTCGGTTGTGAAGGGCAGTCGTATTACACTAGTAGTGCACTCTTTTCCCTCTCTGTTGCATTGCAAGGATAATCAACTAACCAACTTTCCTGCTGTGATCAGTGTTTTCACAGATCCAAGTGAAAGTGATCAGGTGATTTTTCAACTGAACAAAGTCTGCGAATTGTTATACTTAACACTTAATGCTGCTTTTTATGTTAGTGTCTTCATTTTTCTTACCTTGCACCACTTTTTTTGGACACCTGTACCATTTTGCATGAAGGattgtttttaacatttcttgTATTAAATTGTTTTGTGTTCTGAAAGACAATTGATCTTCTTCTGATTGTTTTAACAAAAATTGAGTAAttaacaagatattttaaatttttttcaaagatgtaTAGTCtataatgatattgaaatttgcTTTATCAATCTTATTTGCAAATTCAGTTGAAAATTTCGAttgtctttctaaattttttgtcaTTAGTATTTGCAgctttttattgcttaaaatatttatcaaacctAATCAGGTTTTTGAGAGGGGAACATTCCATGTGTTTAGAGCTCTAAAGGGGATTTTTTCCCTTCTTGGAGTTGgtagctttttttttgttaattgtctCCCAAtttagatttgtaaaaatatttaaatattataaaatagtatacattcaattaaaatgttacatggcttgaaaaaaaaatatttttatctttggaAATGTTCAATTGCTTCTTCCTGTTATATAATGATAGAAATCTACTTAAAACAATTTCGGAATATTCTTTGGACTATAGATATTATAATGTACTTATGAATCTTTTTTTACAAGCAATGTTGGagtttttcatttaatgacaAGTACTTTTGATAATgtttacattgcatttttctatctTAAATTGTCTTTCcttacttaatataaatataaatgtaaagtcTTGGAAAATGAATTGCAGCTGTTAGCTGATTACTACTTATCTTGCATATCttgtaaaaacatttgtaaaatgcCTGCATACTTAAAATGACAAAATGAGCTTTATACAggtttaagattatttttttttaattcacttaaaaatattatcaagttaaaaaaaatacaaatgttgaGTTATTTTTCAAGCCATGAAAATTTTTTGTCCATTAGAATAACAGCATACACGAAGTAGTGTTTTTTGTTATTAGCTTAACATTGAccactgaattatttaattttaaaaatatttactattgctTTCATATTACTTAGAAGCAAGTTGTGTGGGTTAG is a window encoding:
- the LOC129981009 gene encoding protein held out wings-like, with amino-acid sequence MGETPNNNAQNSADYLAQLLKDKKQLAAFPNVFLHIERLLDDEINKVRNNLFQVNGCKKEPLILPEAEGPIKSRSEKVYVPVKDHPDYNFVGRILGPRGMTAKQLEQETGCKIMVRGKGSMRDKKKEEQNRGKPNWEHLNDELHVLITCEDTEERATVKLARAVEEIKKLLIPVTEGEDELKKRQLMELAIINGTYRETSGKNNNIYMLLTEPETTRLLAPPMTISNPLRTAGTPLGAPLILSSRLQVPTTATLLNGINGSAPPPLISPADAGLLYAYGDYQHYLTSPLLAEYPHTDSSTGGVVKQRRNLGLREHPYQRSGSLT